The proteins below come from a single Hyperolius riggenbachi isolate aHypRig1 chromosome 8, aHypRig1.pri, whole genome shotgun sequence genomic window:
- the LOC137527314 gene encoding uncharacterized transmembrane protein DDB_G0289901-like, translating to MPCKRTTHTTPVTTSEHHSPTTSATSSTSPHPHVSSPGTVRPTITTHITEDNTTSITNTVTVHPASTPSTGITIGHTNSIISNTPMVTTMSFPTTGNITHKTISTEIEPTASAVTDASTPQDTSSTISTMVHSEAARTTSPIRNTEYQTKENEKTAVTTVSATSTAEETTPAFSSTIHTTEESVIATSDSSGTTEISIVTTNNAHDISIHTGMTFPVANSTEDTGKTSLSASDTGITSASVSDTTNITGITTSNATDTTDNTGITSLSASDPTKNTEMTPASASGTTNDTRMTSSSANDNIDDTAMTSLSASDTTENIGMTTSSASDSNDNTGMTTSSASDTTDKPIKTSSSASDITNDSRMTTSSASDTNDYTGMTTSSASDTNDDTRMTTSSASGTNGNTGMTTSSASDTNDNTGMATSSASGTNGNTGMTTSSASDTNDNTGMATSSASDTNGNTGMTTSSASGTNGNTGMTTSSTSGTNGNAGMTTSSTSDTNDNTGMATSGTSGTNGNTGMTTSSTSGTNGNTGMTTSSASGTNGNTGMTTSSTSGTNGNTGMTTSSASGTNGNTGMTTSSTSGTNGNTGMTTSSASGTNGNTGMTISSTSGTNGNTGMTTSSASGTNGNTGMTTSSASDTNDNTGMTTSSASGTNGNTGMTTSSASGTNDNTGMTTSSASGTNGNTGMTTSSTSGFNDNTGMTTSSASGSNENTGMTTSSASGTNGNTGMTTSSTSGTNGNTGMATSSASDTNGNTGMTTSSTSDTNDNTGMTTSSASGTNGNTGMTTSSASGTNGNTGMTTSSASGTNDNTGMTTSSTSGTNGNTGMTTSSASGTNGNTGMTTSSASGTNDNTGMTTSSTSGTNGNTGMTTSSASGTNGNTGMTTSSASGTNGNTGMTTSSASGTNGNTGMTTSSTSGTNGNTGMTTSSTSDTNDNTGMTTSNASGTNGNTGMTTSSASDTNSNTGMTTSSTSGTNGNTGMTTSSASGTNGNTGMTTSSASDTNGNTGMTISSASGTNGNTGMTTSSTSGTNGNTGMTTSSASGTNGNTGMTTSSASGTNGNTGMTTSSTSGTNGNTGMTTSSASGTNGNTGMTTSSASDTNGNTGMATSSASDTNDNTGMTTSSASGTNGNTGMTTSRASGTNDNTGMTTSSASGTNGNTGMTTSSASGSNENTGMTTSSTSGTNGNTGMTTSSASGTNGNTGMTTSSASGTNGNTGMTTSSTGDTNDNTGMTTSSASDTTDDGRMTTSSTSGTNGNTGMATSSASDTNDNTGMTTSSASDTNDNTGMTTSSASGFNDNTGMTTSSASDTTDDGRMTTSSASGTNDNTGMTTSSASKTNDNTGMTTSSASDTTDDGRMTTSSASDTTNDTRMTTSITSNTNYTGMTASRADDTTKTTATETTISTNAETTTKPASASTSTSSTLTTTESTTTTETSKPTPTETTGSRLSEYSICRCIQ from the coding sequence ATGCCGTGCAAAAGAACTACCCACACGACACCAGTGACAACATCAGAGCATCACAGTCCGACCACTTCTGCAACTTCATCTACAAGTCCACATCCTcatgtctcctctcccggcactgTCAGACCCACAATCACCACTCATATTACTGAAGATAATACTACTTCCATCACCAATACTGTTACTGTGCACCCCGCCAGTACACCTTCTACTGGCATTACAATAGGGCACACTAACTCCATAATAAGCAATACTCCCATGGTTACTACCATGAGCTTTCCAACCACTGGCAACATTACACATAAAACCATTTCTACGGAGATTGAACCTACTGCTAGTGCTGTAACAGATGCCAGCACACCACAGGACACCTCTTCCACCATCAGCACCATGGTCCATTCAGAAGCAGCACGTACCACTTCTCCCATAAGGAACACTGAATATCAGACCAAGGAAaatgagaagacagcagtgaccacAGTGAGTGCTACAAGCACTGCCGAGGAGACAACACCGGCCTTCTCTAGTACAATTCATACTACAGAGGAGTCAGTAATAGCCACATCTGATTCAAGCGGCACTACTGAGATTAGCATAGTGACCACAAATAATGCACATGACATTAGTATACACACAGGAATGACCTTCCCCGTTGCAAATAGCACTGAGGACACAGGGAAAACTTCACTTAGTGCAAGTGACACAGGAATAACCTCAGCTAGTGTGAGTGACACTACCAATATCACAGGAATTACCACATCTAATGCAACTGACACTACAGATAATACAGGAATAACCTCACTTAGTGCAAGTGACCCAACCAAGAATACAGAAATGACCCCAGCTAGTGCAAGTGGCACTACTAATGACACAAGAATGACCTCATCTAGTGCAAATGACAATATTGATGACACAGCAATGACCTCACTTAGTGCAAGTGACACAACCGAGAATATAGGAATGACCACATCTAGTGCAAGTGACTCTAATGATAACACAGGAATGACCACATCTAGTGCAAGTGACACTACTGATAAACCAATAAAGACATCATCTAGTGCAAGTGACATTACTAATGACTCAAGAATGACCACATCTAGTGCAAGTGACACTAATGATTACACAGGAATGACCACATCTAGTGCAAGTGACACTAATGATGACACAAGAATGACCACATCTAGTGCAAGCGGCACTAATGGTAATACAGGAATGACCACATCTAGTGCAAGTGACACTAATGATAACACAGGAATGGCCACATCTAGTGCAAGTGGCACTAATGGTAATACAGGAATGACCACATCTAGTGCAAGTGACACTAATGATAACACAGGAATGGCCACATCAAGTGCAAGTGACACTAATGGTAATACAGGAATGACCACATCTAGTGCAAGTGGCACTAATGGTAATACAGGAATGACCACATCTAGTACAAGTGGCACTAATGGTAATGCAGGAATGACCACATCTAGTACAAGTGACACTAATGATAACACAGGAATGGCCACATCTGGTACAAGTGGCACTAATGGTAATACAGGAATGACCACATCTAGTACAAGTGGCACTAATGGTAATACAGGAATGACCACATCTAGTGCAAGTGGCACTAATGGTAATACAGGAATGACCACATCTAGTACAAGTGGCACTAATGGTAATACAGGAATGACCACATCTAGTGCAAGTGGCACTAATGGTAATACAGGAATGACCACATCTAGTACAAGTGGCACTAATGGTAATACAGGAATGACCACATCTAGTGCAAGTGGCACTAATGGTAATACAGGAATGACCATATCTAGTACAAGTGGCACTAATGGTAATACAGGAATGACCACATCTAGTGCAAGTGGCACTAATGGTAATACAGGAATGACCACATCTAGTGCAAGTGACACTAATGATAACACAGGAATGACCACATCTAGTGCAAGTGGCACTAATGGTAATACAGGAATGACCACATCTAGTGCAAGTGGCACTAATGATAACACAGGAATGACCACATCTAGTGCAAGTGGCACTAATGGTAATACAGGAATGACCACATCTAGTACAAGTGGCTTTAATGATAACACAGGAATGACCACATCTAGTGCAAGTGGCTCTAATGAAAACACAGGAATGACCACATCTAGTGCAAGTGGCACTAATGGTAATACAGGAATGACCACATCTAGTACAAGTGGCACTAATGGTAATACAGGAATGGCCACATCTAGTGCAAGTGACACTAATGGTAATACAGGAATGACCACATCTAGTACAAGTGACACTAATGATAACACAGGAATGACCACATCTAGTGCAAGTGGCACTAATGGTAATACAGGAATGACCACATCTAGTGCAAGTGGCACTAATGGTAATACAGGAATGACCACATCTAGTGCAAGTGGCACTAATGATAACACAGGAATGACCACATCTAGTACAAGTGGCACTAATGGTAATACAGGAATGACCACATCTAGTGCAAGTGGCACTAATGGTAATACAGGAATGACCACATCTAGTGCAAGTGGCACTAATGATAACACAGGAATGACCACATCTAGTACAAGTGGCACTAATGGTAATACAGGAATGACCACATCTAGTGCAAGTGGCACTAATGGTAATACAGGAATGACCACATCTAGTGCAAGTGGCACTAATGGTAATACAGGAATGACCACATCTAGTGCAAGTGGCACTAATGGTAATACAGGAATGACCACATCTAGTACAAGTGGCACTAATGGTAATACAGGAATGACCACATCTAGTACAAGTGACACTAATGATAACACAGGAATGACCACATCTAATGCAAGTGGCACTAATGGTAATACAGGAATGACCACATCTAGTGCAAGTGACACTAATAGTAATACAGGAATGACCACATCTAGTACAAGTGGCACTAATGGTAATACAGGAATGACCACATCTAGTGCAAGTGGCACTAATGGTAATACAGGAATGACCACATCTAGTGCAAGTGACACTAATGGTAATACAGGAATGACCATATCTAGTGCAAGTGGCACTAATGGTAATACAGGAATGACCACATCTAGTACAAGTGGCACTAATGGTAATACAGGAATGACCACATCTAGTGCAAGTGGCACTAATGGTAATACAGGAATGACCACATCTAGTGCAAGTGGCACTAATGGTAATACAGGAATGACCACATCTAGTACAAGTGGCACTAATGGTAATACAGGAATGACCACATCTAGTGCAAGTGGCACTAATGGTAATACAGGAATGACCACATCTAGTGCAAGTGACACTAATGGTAATACAGGAATGGCCACATCTAGTGCAAGTGACACTAATGATAACACAGGAATGACCACATCTAGTGCAAGTGGCACTAATGGTAATACAGGAATGACCACATCTAGAGCAAGTGGCACTAATGATAACACAGGAATGACCACATCTAGTGCAAGTGGCACTAATGGTAATACAGGAATGACCACATCTAGTGCAAGTGGCTCTAATGAAAACACAGGAATGACCACATCTAGTACAAGTGGCACTAATGGTAATACAGGAATGACCACATCTAGTGCAAGTGGCACTAATGGTAATACAGGAATGACCACATCTAGTGCAAGTGGCACTAATGGTAATACAGGAATGACCACATCTAGTACAGGTGACACTAATGATAACACAGGAATGACCACATCTAGTGCAAGTGACACTACTGATGATGGAAGAATGACCACATCTAGTACAAGTGGCACTAATGGTAATACAGGAATGGCCACATCTAGTGCAAGTGACACTAATGATAACACAGGAATGACCACATCTAGTGCAAGTGACACTAATGATAACACAGGAATGACCACATCTAGTGCAAGTGGCTTTAATGATAACACAGGAATGACCACATCTAGTGCAAGTGACACTACTGATGATGGAAGAATGACCACATCTAGTGCAAGTGGCACTAATGATAACACAGGAATGACCACATCTAGTGCAAGTAAGACTAATGATAACACAGGAATGACCACATCTAGTGCAAGTGACACTACTGATGATGGAAGAATGACCACATCTAGTGCAAGTGACACTACTAATGACACAAGAATGACCACATCTATCACAAGTAATACAAATTATACAGGAATGACTGCATCTAGAGCGGATGACACTACCAAAACTACAGCTACAGAGACCACAATCAGCACCAATGCTGAGACAACAACTAAACCTGCATCTGCCAGTACAAGTACATCATCTACACTAACAACAACTGAGTCCACCACCACTACTGAAACAAGCAAACCAACACCAACTGAGACTACTGGTTCAAGGTTGAGTGAGTATTCAATCTGTAGGTGCATTCAGTAA